The DNA window CTTCCGCCGTCACCTTATTTGCGTTTTCACTCATTTGCTACCCGAAGCAGTCGCTTGAGGCGTCCATTCGCGGGTTAAATATGTGGTGGGAAGTCGTCTTTCCGTCGCTCTTGCCGTTTTTCATCGTCTCGGAACTGCTGATTAGCTTTGGCGTCGTCAACTTTCTCGGCGTCCTGCTTGAACCGCTGATGCGCCCGTTGTTTCGTGTCCCGGGCGTCGGCGGGTTTGCCTGGGCGATGGGAATGGCGTCCGGCTACCCGTCCGGAGCAAAGCTGACTGCCCGCCTGTACCAGGAAAAGCAACTGTCTACCATTGAGGCTGAGCGGCTTGCTTCCTTCACCAATTCATCGAACCCGCTGTTCATTTTTGGCGCGGTCTCGGCCGGATTTTTCAACAACCCGCATCTCGGTCTTGTACTGGCTGTTTCTCATTATTTAGGGAACATTAGCGTTGGATTGATCATGCGGTTTCACGGCATCCGGAAAGAAAAAGGGCGGCCAAAGCGAAGCCCCCGGCCGTTTTCATTTCCGTACGCGCTGCGCACGTTGCACAAAACGCGATTGAAAAACGAGCAGCCGCTTGGCAAGCTGCTCGGCGACGCTGTCCGCTCTTCCGTCCAAACGCTGCTAATGATCGGCGGTTTCATTATTCTCTTTTCTGTCGTCAACAAACTGCTGTACATGATGCACTTGACTGAACAGCTCGCCCCGTTGCTGCGCCAGCTGCTTCGCCTCGTCCAGCTGCCGGAGCAACTTGACATCCCGGTGTTTTCCGGCTTGTTTGAAATTACACTCGGCAGTCAAATGATCAGCCAAACAGAGGAAGCCATGCTGTTTGAAAAAGCGGTGGCGACAAGTTTCATCCTCGCTTTCGGCGGATTTTCCGTCCAAGCGCAAGTAGCCAGCATCCTTGCCGAGGCCAACATTCGCTTTCAGCCGTTTTTCGTCGCCCGTCTGATGCATGGAGTGTTCGCGGCTTCATTTACATACTTGCTTTGGAAGCCGTTGTATGTACGGACAGCCACCGGAGAGCCGGGCAGCATTCCGGCGTTTCTCCCCGCCGTCCCGGGCGGCGCGTGGGACGAAGGCTGGCGGCTGCTGCAGCAATATGGACCGCTCGTGACGCTTCTCTTTCTTTGCCTTTATATATGGCTGACCGCCAAAGCGGCCAATGGAACCCGCGGGCGCTTGTAACCGTTAGGCGCCCGGCCTTCGGGCTCATCTACCGAGCAAAGCTGCATGGT is part of the Geobacillus sp. 46C-IIa genome and encodes:
- the ylbJ gene encoding sporulation integral membrane protein YlbJ, translating into MKRNWGTKLKTALLASAVTLFAFSLICYPKQSLEASIRGLNMWWEVVFPSLLPFFIVSELLISFGVVNFLGVLLEPLMRPLFRVPGVGGFAWAMGMASGYPSGAKLTARLYQEKQLSTIEAERLASFTNSSNPLFIFGAVSAGFFNNPHLGLVLAVSHYLGNISVGLIMRFHGIRKEKGRPKRSPRPFSFPYALRTLHKTRLKNEQPLGKLLGDAVRSSVQTLLMIGGFIILFSVVNKLLYMMHLTEQLAPLLRQLLRLVQLPEQLDIPVFSGLFEITLGSQMISQTEEAMLFEKAVATSFILAFGGFSVQAQVASILAEANIRFQPFFVARLMHGVFAASFTYLLWKPLYVRTATGEPGSIPAFLPAVPGGAWDEGWRLLQQYGPLVTLLFLCLYIWLTAKAANGTRGRL